TTTGGTGGAGTGTAGCAGCTTTTCCTAGAGCATCTCCAATTTCGTCCTTGATTTCTAAAGATTCCTGCCATAATTGCAGCGCTTGTGAGATGTCACTCTGTTGGGCTAGGACTCTCGCTATTTGGTGGAGAACATTAGCTTTTCCTTGGAGATTCCCTGTACGCTCCTCAATTTCCAACGCTTGTCTAGACAATTGAAGTGCTTTGTGGATGTCACCCTGTTGGGCAATAACCCGTGCCATATCGTTGAGGGTAAGAGCTTTTCCTTCTAAATCGCCAATGCACTCTTTAATTTTTAATGATTCCTGCCAGAATTGTAGCGCTCCATGAATGTCTCCTTTTTGGGCCATTAGACCTGCTGTGTTATGGAATATAGTAGCTTTACACATTTCATCCTCCTCAGGGCAACAATCCAAGGCTTGCTGATAATGGCTCAGTGCATTTTCGGCACTTCCTAATACAAATTCTGCTGGTGCAATGCTTGCCAAGATGCGGTAATCCGAAAAATTTTGCAGTATTTGAGAACAAAGTTGTACTACTTCCACATAACGGTAAGTGTTCGACCAAAAAGTAGCGATTCTTTGCCCAATAATTACAGCAATTTCCTGGTCTTGTGCCAGCAATCCCAACCGCATAATTTCCAGTGCTTCTGCTTCCGTTCTTTGCTCAGACTCCTCCCACCAAGCTTGATAAATTTTCTTCACCCCTTCCTGTCGCGTTGCTTGCCATTCTTCTTCAGTCAACACTGGTTCTAACAACGGTTCTAAAATTGTCGTCACCCGGTAATTAACTGGCTGATTGGGGTGAGTAGTAGCAGATTCAACTAAGCTAAGGCTGGTTAACTTGCCCAAAACTGCCAATTCATTGGAGGGAGAAATTGCCCGCACAATCTCCTCTGTCACAGGCAAATTAAACACACTCAACCGCGCCAGAAACTTTTGCTCCTCCACTTCCAACGCATCCAGCAGAGTTTGCGCCAAAATATTTTCGCGGAATTTCTGCTCAGTCGCTTCCAACCGACTCAATAATTCATCCGCCGCCGATCCTGGCTGCTGTATCACCTCCAAAAGCCACTTCAGCAACCGGGGATTTCCATGCGCAATCTTGAGAATCTGTTGCGTTCTTAACTGCTGCTTGACTTCCTTATCTAAAGCAAAGCAGATTTTATCAATATCACTGCTGCTCATCCCCGCCAAAGATTCCAAGTGCAGACGATGAGGTGGTAAAGTATCTGGCTTTAAATAACGACAGGTAACAATCAGCCGACTTTCTCCCCCATTCTCTGCCAATGACGCACAAATTGCCTCTAAAATCTCATAAGCCTGTGCTGTCATCCGCAGCGAACCATCTTCAATATTAGCTGTGGGGATATTTTGCTCAAAGTCATCCAGCACCAGCAGCAAAGGTTGGTTGTGTTCTTGTTCAATCGCCGCAAAAAAGTTTTGCAACCGTCCTTTAAGAGTTACCTTTGGTTCATTCAACAGTGCTGGAACATCAGCAAACCGTTCATACTTGCTAGAAAGCTTATTCAGCAAACCGCTTTCATCCAGAGGGCCAATTAACACCACCCGCGCAAATTTGGGACGCTGCGCCTCAACTCGCGTACATAACCGCGCCGCCAGCGTACTTTTCCCCAGTCCCCCCATCCCCGCAATAAACACGCCGATTTCGTCGCTAGTTTTCCGCAACGCTCTAAGACAACGTTGCAAAGGTCGTCTGCGTCCCACAAATTCAAACCGATTGGCAACTTTAATTTGATTATGCTCATCGAGAAATTCTTGCTCTGGCGCTAGAGATCGCTTCAGACTTTTACGGTTGTCGGTTTCCAACGGTGTCACGAGTTGCTTGATGGGGCGCGTATCCCGATACACCCGCAATAAATGCCAGTCGGTGCGTTCTTTATCAAGCATCTCCTGCTGCGCGGCTTTCACAGCCGCTTCCACCGTCGCCCCCGTCGCCAATTCTTGATAAAGTGCCTGTGCTGCTACAATACCCGTATTATCTAACACCGGACGCGCCCAACCTAAAACCATACCCGCCCCCGCTTTCACCAAGGCCTGCGACATTGAAGGTACTGTTCCTTTGTTCGGAACCTGTCCCGTATGACAGCCAGAAAGAAAAGTTACACGCGGCCAGCGTCCGCGAAAGGCTTTAGCTAGATCGTTGACGGTGGTAAGTTGTAAATTCCCCACCTCATCTTCGGTAATAAAGCAGGGAGTATTATCTGGAAGGGTTTTCCCCTTGGGCAGCAAAAAGCCGTAATCTTTTTGGGAATAAATTATCCCGTGTCCCGTGAGGTGAAAGACATCAAAATAATCTTCTGGGTAAGATTTCACCAAATTGGCTAACTCTGCAACCGAGCCACTTTCCTCAACAATCAACGCCAAAGGCTGATCCTTGGTTGCTTGTAAAATGTTCGCTTCTTCGCGCTCAAATCCCAACGGTGGAACTCGCGGATCTTCCGGCGCAGTCGCCATAAACAGCAACCGCAACGGGCGATTTTGCACGCCAATTACTTGGGTTTGACGCTGCTGCACAGCACGCACAGGTAACACAGAAATATCCCGGCGTTCGATTAAAAAACCATTGCCATCATGTAGCAATTCCCAAGGTAAATGCGCTAATCCCAAGGCTACCCGTTGGGTATCTGCGTTTAACCCCTGTGCTTCACTAGTTTGAATCAAATCTAAA
The genomic region above belongs to Calothrix sp. NIES-2098 and contains:
- a CDS encoding TPR repeat-containing protein, which gives rise to MPLTFTFALSQQQTFELRCNYGSRRLDKAELAALIDLCEQNYYTQQVDRLPDLTQLGRRLYQWLDGKEGWLRRALDEADEQTIYLDLIQTSEAQGLNADTQRVALGLAHLPWELLHDGNGFLIERRDISVLPVRAVQQRQTQVIGVQNRPLRLLFMATAPEDPRVPPLGFEREEANILQATKDQPLALIVEESGSVAELANLVKSYPEDYFDVFHLTGHGIIYSQKDYGFLLPKGKTLPDNTPCFITEDEVGNLQLTTVNDLAKAFRGRWPRVTFLSGCHTGQVPNKGTVPSMSQALVKAGAGMVLGWARPVLDNTGIVAAQALYQELATGATVEAAVKAAQQEMLDKERTDWHLLRVYRDTRPIKQLVTPLETDNRKSLKRSLAPEQEFLDEHNQIKVANRFEFVGRRRPLQRCLRALRKTSDEIGVFIAGMGGLGKSTLAARLCTRVEAQRPKFARVVLIGPLDESGLLNKLSSKYERFADVPALLNEPKVTLKGRLQNFFAAIEQEHNQPLLLVLDDFEQNIPTANIEDGSLRMTAQAYEILEAICASLAENGGESRLIVTCRYLKPDTLPPHRLHLESLAGMSSSDIDKICFALDKEVKQQLRTQQILKIAHGNPRLLKWLLEVIQQPGSAADELLSRLEATEQKFRENILAQTLLDALEVEEQKFLARLSVFNLPVTEEIVRAISPSNELAVLGKLTSLSLVESATTHPNQPVNYRVTTILEPLLEPVLTEEEWQATRQEGVKKIYQAWWEESEQRTEAEALEIMRLGLLAQDQEIAVIIGQRIATFWSNTYRYVEVVQLCSQILQNFSDYRILASIAPAEFVLGSAENALSHYQQALDCCPEEDEMCKATIFHNTAGLMAQKGDIHGALQFWQESLKIKECIGDLEGKALTLNDMARVIAQQGDIHKALQLSRQALEIEERTGNLQGKANVLHQIARVLAQQSDISQALQLWQESLEIKDEIGDALGKAATLHQMARVIAQQGDIPQALQLWQESLEIDEGIGNAQGIAATLNDMGQVIAQQGDIPQAMELWQQALEISERIGSAQDQASALSGIGCVLFQEGDIPQALNLWQQALAINDRIGDARAKAYILNNMGQATLKQGDIPQALNLWQQALTISEHIGDARGKGFTLNNMACIAFEQGEIYRGLELLELSARAFGESKAYVDLVKVLINLGVASASKCLIYLTQATWLCLKIQTPLSNAIAPIIALYKAVPQGDELQALLGATAMFLCNYRGEGHPQLEELQRLSLGIISGAADRQGVKTQEAFDAWVVQQRLNDPEYFLPRLNQRLEEIVGDGWVFERSQVVGDEGDEGVRSLLEQ